In a genomic window of Agarivorans albus:
- a CDS encoding carboxypeptidase M32, producing MTKQTAYQQLCEHFKHLSKLSHLNSICGWDQATMMPDGGNQARAEALAELAVIIHEKSTRPEMEQWLDQAQQENLNPMQQASLREMSRSWRNQTALPADLVKAKSLATAHCEHAWREQRGANDWKAFQVNLQAVMQLAIEEAQIRADKTGLNPYDAMLDLYEPGMQMQRLDKVFSELQSWLPDLITKVVNKQANWPELTLNGPFPSEQQKKLGLAVMEKLQFDFKHGRLDVSAHPFCGGVPSDVRITTRYEDEDFTRSLMGIVHETGHARYEQNLPLDYLDLPVGQARSMGIHESQSLFFEMQLGRSQAFVEQLLPLVNQHLCQQQPMQLEELKQHYLSVKPGYIRVDADELTYPAHVMLRYELERDLINQDIKVADIPELWDQKMQQYLGLSTKGNYRDGCMQDVHWPAGLIGYFPSYSLGAMYAAQFHAALVKAKPDTPKAVAEGSYNEVFAWLQQNIWSQASIYDTDELVIRATGETLNTYYFEQHLRQRYL from the coding sequence ATGACTAAGCAAACTGCTTATCAACAGCTCTGTGAGCACTTTAAACACCTGTCAAAACTCTCTCACTTAAATTCGATTTGTGGCTGGGATCAGGCCACCATGATGCCAGATGGCGGTAACCAAGCTCGTGCCGAAGCCTTAGCAGAACTAGCAGTGATTATTCATGAAAAGTCCACCCGCCCAGAAATGGAGCAATGGCTAGACCAAGCACAGCAAGAAAACCTTAACCCGATGCAACAGGCTTCGCTTCGAGAAATGTCTCGTAGCTGGCGCAATCAAACCGCCCTTCCCGCCGATTTGGTTAAAGCCAAATCGCTCGCCACTGCCCACTGTGAGCATGCTTGGCGTGAGCAACGCGGTGCTAATGATTGGAAAGCCTTCCAAGTTAACTTGCAAGCAGTAATGCAGCTAGCCATTGAAGAGGCGCAAATCCGGGCAGATAAAACCGGCTTAAACCCTTACGATGCCATGCTCGATTTATATGAACCAGGCATGCAAATGCAGCGCTTAGATAAAGTATTTAGTGAGCTGCAATCTTGGCTGCCGGACTTAATAACTAAAGTGGTCAACAAACAAGCTAATTGGCCGGAGTTAACGTTAAATGGCCCCTTCCCTAGTGAACAACAAAAGAAACTAGGTTTAGCGGTGATGGAAAAACTGCAATTTGACTTTAAGCATGGCCGACTAGATGTAAGTGCTCACCCGTTTTGTGGCGGAGTGCCCAGTGATGTACGTATAACCACGCGTTACGAAGATGAAGATTTCACCCGTTCATTAATGGGCATTGTGCACGAAACAGGTCACGCAAGGTATGAGCAAAACTTACCGCTAGATTATCTTGATTTACCGGTGGGACAAGCACGTTCTATGGGTATACACGAGAGCCAGAGTTTATTCTTTGAAATGCAATTAGGCCGCAGCCAAGCCTTTGTTGAGCAACTATTACCCTTAGTTAATCAGCACTTATGCCAGCAGCAGCCAATGCAACTTGAAGAACTTAAGCAGCACTATTTAAGTGTTAAGCCGGGTTATATTCGAGTAGACGCCGATGAGCTGACTTATCCTGCCCATGTGATGCTGCGGTATGAGCTAGAACGCGACCTAATCAATCAAGATATTAAAGTGGCAGATATCCCCGAGTTGTGGGATCAAAAAATGCAGCAATATTTAGGTTTGTCTACCAAAGGAAATTATCGTGATGGCTGCATGCAAGATGTGCATTGGCCAGCAGGGCTAATTGGATACTTCCCTTCTTACTCACTAGGCGCAATGTACGCCGCACAATTCCACGCGGCTTTAGTTAAAGCCAAACCCGACACCCCCAAAGCGGTGGCAGAGGGCAGCTACAATGAAGTTTTTGCTTGGCTGCAACAAAATATTTGGTCACAAGCCAGTATTTACGACACCGATGAGCTGGTAATTCGTGCTACCGGAGAAACCTTAAACACCTACTACTTCGAGCAACACTTGCGCCAGCGTTACCTATAA
- the smrA gene encoding DNA endonuclease SmrA: MSDEFDLFQQEVAGIKPLKQDAVVSAGDSLNEAAKKARQQAAAEHLATSQDYLSLENVTLLHPDDVVSFKKSGLQQGVFKKLRLGKYEIQAKLDLHKFRLEKARSEIISFIKQCQKLNIRSALIIPGKGHNSDPPALLKSYVSQWLPQIDAVLAIHSAQTMHGGTGAIYVLLKKSELQKLDNRERHARRLA; the protein is encoded by the coding sequence ATGTCTGATGAATTTGATCTGTTCCAGCAGGAAGTGGCTGGAATAAAACCCTTAAAGCAAGATGCCGTGGTGTCGGCTGGCGACAGCCTTAACGAAGCGGCCAAAAAAGCTAGACAACAGGCCGCTGCAGAGCACCTTGCTACATCTCAAGATTACCTTTCTTTAGAGAATGTTACCTTACTGCACCCCGACGATGTGGTGTCTTTCAAAAAGTCAGGCTTACAACAAGGCGTGTTTAAAAAACTACGCTTAGGCAAATATGAAATTCAAGCCAAATTGGATTTACATAAATTTCGCTTAGAAAAAGCCCGCAGCGAAATAATTAGTTTTATTAAGCAATGCCAAAAGCTCAATATCCGTAGCGCACTAATTATTCCGGGTAAAGGCCATAACAGTGACCCACCAGCACTATTAAAAAGCTATGTGAGCCAGTGGTTACCGCAAATAGACGCAGTGTTAGCTATTCACAGCGCCCAAACGATGCACGGTGGTACTGGCGCCATTTACGTACTACTCAAAAAAAGTGAGTTACAAAAACTCGATAACCGTGAGCGTCATGCTCGCCGTTTAGCCTAA
- a CDS encoding DUF3149 domain-containing protein — MELWLDLLFGNSIGLMSVTVIATTIALMGFYTFYFLKKIRQSDPQQK; from the coding sequence ATGGAACTTTGGTTAGACTTACTCTTTGGTAATAGCATTGGATTAATGTCGGTGACGGTGATTGCCACCACCATTGCTTTGATGGGATTTTATACATTTTATTTCTTGAAAAAAATCCGCCAAAGCGACCCTCAGCAAAAATAA
- a CDS encoding TraB/GumN family protein, whose protein sequence is MKPWLNRLSTLLLLFSSSQIAAEPSLWLASKDQQQLYLFGSIHLGSEAFYPLPKPFIEAFERSERLVIEMDVSSVSSSDQQLLHHASQLPGGEKLADKISADYLDQLKQRSQQLGISPSIFDNMQPWYVAVVLSQLQMQALGFEPELGLDLHFIQRAQQSQLSIHQLESFAEQIEALSSLASIQVPLLEHTLDDFEQVPSLFNQLVSHWNNGENQKLLALLEDDPMFQHDAEYVLEKLLFERNHKWMRQLTNLSNTSFVVVGAMHLYGEQGLLDELIKLGYSIREVDPATN, encoded by the coding sequence ATGAAACCTTGGCTTAATCGCTTAAGCACTTTATTGCTGCTGTTCTCTAGCAGCCAAATAGCTGCAGAACCCTCTCTTTGGCTAGCCAGTAAAGACCAGCAACAGCTCTACTTGTTTGGCTCTATTCATCTAGGCAGCGAAGCATTTTACCCCTTGCCTAAACCGTTTATTGAAGCCTTTGAGCGCAGTGAGCGCCTAGTGATAGAAATGGACGTATCGTCTGTTTCCAGCAGCGATCAACAGCTATTGCATCACGCTAGCCAATTGCCAGGCGGTGAGAAATTAGCGGACAAAATAAGTGCTGATTATTTAGACCAACTTAAGCAACGCAGCCAACAGCTTGGGATCTCACCTTCTATTTTCGATAACATGCAGCCCTGGTATGTAGCGGTGGTTCTTAGCCAGTTGCAAATGCAAGCCCTCGGCTTTGAGCCTGAATTGGGGCTTGATCTACATTTCATTCAGCGGGCGCAACAAAGCCAGCTTTCGATCCACCAATTAGAAAGCTTTGCCGAGCAAATAGAAGCTTTAAGCAGCCTAGCCAGTATTCAAGTACCTTTGTTGGAGCATACCTTGGATGACTTTGAGCAAGTACCTAGCTTGTTCAATCAACTCGTAAGCCACTGGAATAACGGTGAGAACCAAAAGCTACTGGCATTACTTGAGGACGACCCGATGTTCCAACACGATGCCGAATACGTATTGGAGAAATTGCTATTTGAGCGCAACCACAAATGGATGCGACAACTAACTAACTTAAGCAATACCAGTTTTGTGGTAGTTGGTGCGATGCACTTATATGGAGAACAAGGTTTACTCGATGAGCTAATAAAACTGGGTTACTCAATCCGTGAAGTTGATCCGGCGACAAATTGA
- a CDS encoding SDR family oxidoreductase — MSKPINSILITGCSSGIGLYCAKELQQRGYNVIASCRKDDDVKTLQTSGLQCVTLDLDSESSIEQGWQQALALANGKIDALFNNGAYGQPGALEDLPTQALRQQFETNLFGWHHLSRLAVAHMLQQQHGRIIQNSSVLGLVAMKYRGAYNASKFALEGYTDTLRLELANTPLHVSLIEPGPITSMFRKNAKAAFEQNIDANNTRHQSAYQKTLERLEQEGPSSKFTLPASAVYKALLHALEKPTPKARYYVTFPTHLFAWLRRILPVSLLDNILKKG; from the coding sequence TTGAGCAAACCAATCAACAGCATTTTAATCACCGGGTGTAGTAGTGGCATTGGCCTTTATTGCGCCAAAGAATTACAACAGCGCGGCTACAATGTTATCGCCTCTTGCCGTAAAGACGACGATGTGAAAACGCTACAAACAAGTGGTTTGCAATGTGTAACACTTGATCTAGATAGCGAAAGCTCTATTGAGCAAGGCTGGCAACAAGCGCTAGCCTTAGCTAATGGTAAAATAGATGCTTTGTTTAACAATGGTGCCTATGGTCAACCAGGGGCGCTAGAGGATCTGCCCACTCAAGCACTTCGCCAACAGTTCGAAACCAATCTATTTGGCTGGCATCACTTAAGCCGTTTAGCAGTAGCCCATATGTTACAGCAGCAACATGGGCGGATTATTCAAAACAGTTCGGTACTTGGCTTAGTAGCGATGAAGTATCGCGGAGCCTACAACGCCAGTAAGTTCGCCCTAGAAGGCTACACCGATACACTACGTTTAGAATTAGCCAATACGCCGCTACATGTTTCGCTCATTGAACCAGGCCCTATTACCAGCATGTTTAGGAAAAATGCTAAAGCCGCCTTTGAACAAAACATTGATGCCAACAATACTCGCCACCAAAGCGCTTACCAGAAAACGCTAGAACGCTTAGAGCAAGAAGGCCCAAGCAGTAAATTTACGCTACCCGCTAGCGCGGTGTATAAAGCCCTATTGCACGCACTTGAAAAGCCAACACCTAAAGCGCGTTACTACGTTACCTTCCCTACCCACTTGTTTGCTTGGCTTCGTCGAATATTACCTGTTTCATTGCTCGATAACATTCTTAAAAAAGGCTAA
- a CDS encoding PilZ domain-containing protein, with protein sequence MDQVQFHKVPPNCGLSLNITTRFKKAADYKGYWIGVDKKSYIICRLNGADSSTGINLISEGCEVNARFHWDGKLIAFRSEIVALINEPARWMILQYPQNVMSMPLRKYDRYECYQPATLHLDSKHVLRGVLKDISERGCKFVPSAANKFNINVLKDKNLQLQTRFPKRDEPVILTCQIKNTPNERNEFALGCQFVQDYELVNQQIEYQLVDKAYEKKIQGIA encoded by the coding sequence ATGGATCAAGTACAGTTTCACAAAGTGCCGCCAAATTGCGGACTAAGCCTTAATATTACCACTCGCTTTAAAAAAGCAGCCGATTACAAAGGCTACTGGATAGGCGTAGACAAAAAGAGCTACATTATTTGCCGCCTTAATGGTGCCGATTCAAGCACTGGCATCAACCTTATTAGTGAAGGCTGTGAAGTAAATGCGCGCTTTCATTGGGACGGTAAACTCATCGCCTTCCGCTCAGAAATTGTGGCGTTGATTAATGAGCCCGCTCGTTGGATGATTTTGCAATATCCACAAAACGTCATGTCTATGCCACTGCGTAAATATGACCGTTATGAGTGTTATCAGCCAGCAACCCTGCACCTTGATTCAAAACACGTGTTACGTGGAGTGCTAAAAGATATCTCTGAACGTGGTTGTAAGTTTGTGCCAAGCGCTGCCAACAAGTTCAATATCAATGTATTAAAAGACAAGAACTTACAGCTACAAACCCGCTTTCCTAAGCGCGACGAGCCAGTAATTCTTACCTGCCAAATAAAAAATACCCCTAACGAGCGAAATGAATTTGCACTGGGCTGTCAATTTGTTCAAGATTACGAACTTGTTAATCAACAAATTGAATACCAACTTGTTGATAAAGCCTACGAAAAGAAAATACAGGGCATTGCTTGA
- a CDS encoding DUF1127 domain-containing protein, translated as MNIISQTKTSQPRQALTSPKLNLSNILSKLDMLFARRKSRRELAKLPDYLLKDIGVSRADALREAEKSFWQS; from the coding sequence ATGAACATTATTAGCCAAACAAAAACAAGCCAACCACGCCAAGCTTTAACATCACCTAAACTAAACTTAAGCAACATACTTAGTAAATTGGATATGCTATTTGCGCGCCGAAAAAGCCGTCGTGAATTAGCTAAGCTTCCCGACTATTTACTAAAAGACATTGGGGTGAGTAGAGCAGATGCATTACGAGAAGCCGAGAAATCATTTTGGCAGTCTTAG
- a CDS encoding LysR substrate-binding domain-containing protein, whose protein sequence is MSDRVPPLQGLYYFYLAAEMGSFKAAAEKLFVSAAAMSQQIRQLEERIDVQLFERQHRRVVLTAEGETLHHYAKQAFRTLQDGVRQVSLDPDPNSMSLSVLPSFAQHWLVPRLGGFSQLHPNLSVMLMPKNSLVDFRQDRVDLCVRYGLGDYPGLHAAKLMDDHLYPVCHPLYLEQHPEVCLNDLSKHTLIDDARPDMNWQYWLELAGFNSSVPKANLLYQGAHVVIEGALAVQGIALVRHSLAWKYIQQGLLVKLGNVEVKPRYRYYLVAPKPYFKRDKIKQFSEWINQQAQQFWLEGETQRSKSKIVNAPLIKN, encoded by the coding sequence GTGAGTGACCGAGTGCCTCCCTTGCAAGGGCTTTATTACTTCTACTTGGCTGCAGAAATGGGCAGCTTTAAAGCAGCTGCAGAAAAGTTATTTGTGAGTGCAGCGGCTATGAGCCAACAGATCCGTCAGTTAGAAGAGAGAATTGATGTGCAGCTGTTTGAGCGTCAGCATCGTAGAGTAGTGTTAACCGCTGAGGGTGAAACCTTGCATCATTACGCTAAGCAAGCATTTAGAACCCTACAGGACGGTGTTCGCCAAGTAAGCCTTGATCCCGATCCAAACAGCATGTCTTTGTCGGTGTTGCCGTCTTTTGCCCAGCATTGGCTAGTGCCTCGTTTAGGTGGGTTTAGCCAACTACACCCAAATCTATCGGTAATGCTAATGCCAAAAAATAGTTTGGTAGATTTTCGCCAAGATAGGGTCGATTTATGTGTGCGTTATGGCTTGGGAGATTATCCAGGTTTACATGCCGCTAAGCTAATGGATGATCATCTTTATCCAGTTTGTCATCCATTGTATTTAGAGCAACATCCAGAGGTGTGCTTAAACGATTTGAGTAAACACACGCTGATTGATGATGCGAGGCCTGATATGAATTGGCAGTATTGGTTAGAGCTAGCAGGTTTTAATTCTAGCGTGCCTAAGGCCAATTTATTGTATCAAGGTGCTCATGTGGTGATTGAAGGCGCGCTAGCTGTTCAAGGTATCGCTTTAGTGCGGCACAGCTTGGCGTGGAAGTATATCCAACAAGGTTTACTGGTTAAATTGGGCAATGTAGAGGTAAAACCTCGTTATCGTTATTATTTGGTAGCGCCGAAGCCTTATTTTAAACGAGATAAAATTAAGCAGTTTAGTGAGTGGATTAATCAGCAAGCTCAGCAGTTTTGGCTAGAGGGGGAGACGCAGCGAAGCAAAAGCAAAATTGTTAACGCGCCACTAATAAAAAATTGA
- a CDS encoding DUF3108 domain-containing protein encodes MSYSKAIALSALLVATTSIAEVLPFEAEYRADFKGIPIAKGYRQLIDLGNDTFQIKSIGTALAGGLKYDDTSRFTYHQQDVKTLGFVLKQSNLFSTTRVTGHPDRKGGLIVDVDGERHHFEAPDNVHQLMDAAGFSVQLQNDLKKGLKDLDYHYNVIDEVDNYRFTVVAEETVETILGTFEALKVEQKKREGRSTWLWLAPELDYHLVKAEIIRNGKSWATLEATRIDIVEPEKPMLAKQAANNEAELSN; translated from the coding sequence ATGTCGTATTCAAAAGCTATAGCACTTTCAGCTTTGTTAGTAGCCACCACCAGTATTGCTGAGGTACTGCCCTTTGAGGCCGAATACCGCGCAGATTTTAAAGGTATCCCCATTGCCAAAGGCTATCGCCAACTGATTGATTTGGGTAACGATACCTTTCAAATTAAAAGTATTGGTACAGCCCTCGCCGGCGGCCTGAAATACGACGATACATCTCGCTTTACCTATCACCAACAAGATGTAAAAACCTTAGGCTTTGTGCTTAAACAAAGTAACCTATTTTCCACTACACGAGTTACCGGCCACCCAGACCGTAAAGGCGGCTTAATCGTTGATGTTGATGGTGAAAGGCACCATTTTGAAGCACCAGACAACGTGCACCAATTAATGGATGCAGCAGGCTTCTCGGTGCAATTACAAAACGACTTAAAGAAAGGCTTAAAAGATTTAGACTACCACTACAATGTGATTGATGAAGTGGATAACTATCGCTTCACCGTCGTCGCCGAAGAAACCGTAGAAACCATACTCGGTACTTTTGAAGCGCTAAAAGTGGAGCAGAAAAAACGAGAAGGCCGCAGCACCTGGCTATGGTTAGCGCCTGAATTAGATTATCACTTGGTTAAAGCAGAAATTATCCGCAACGGTAAAAGCTGGGCTACCCTAGAGGCCACCCGCATTGATATTGTTGAACCAGAAAAACCAATGTTAGCTAAGCAAGCCGCTAACAACGAAGCAGAGCTTAGTAACTAA
- the adhE gene encoding bifunctional acetaldehyde-CoA/alcohol dehydrogenase codes for MPVGNIDELNAMVARVKAAQAEFASYSQEQVDKIFRAASLAASTARIELARMAAEESGMGIMEDKVIKNHFASEFIYNKYKDTLTCGVIERNDEGGTITIAEPVGIVCAIVPTTNPTSTAIFKALISLKTRNGCIFSPHPRAKNATNFAAKLVLDAAIAAGAPKDIIGWIDTPSVELSNALMKHEDIALILATGGPGMVKAAYSSGKPAIGVGAGNTPVVIDETADVKRAVSSILMSKTFDNGVICASEQAAIIVESKYDEVIARFAKYGAAVLSKADADKVRKVLMINGALNAKIVGQPAYKIAELAGVTVPKATKILIGEGLEASYDDEFSHEKLSPTLGVYKATDFEDAVRQAGIVLDIGGVGHTSVLYTDQDANADRIAYFGDKMKTARILINTPSSHGGIGDLYNFELAPSLTLGCGSWGGNAISENVGPKHLINKKIVAKRAENMLWHKLPKSIYFRRGSLPIAMDDLDGKKRAMVVTDNFLFNNGYIDDLRAILKEKGMEVEVFHDVEADPTLSIVKKGAEACHNYQPDVILAVGGGSPMDAAKIMWVMYEHPETDFEDLSMRFMDIRKRIYKFPKMGSKAELVCITTTSGTGSEVTPFAVVTDDTTGQKYPLADYELTPNMAVVDANLVMDMPKSLCAFGGYDAVTHAMEAYVSVLANEYSDGQALQALKMLKEYLPSSYQNGKADPVAREKVHNAATIAGIAFANSFLGVCHSMAHKLGAEFHVPHGLANALLLTNTIRFNATNTPTKQTAFSQYDRPKARARYAEVAEHLGFREGNTETKLNALLTWLDELKVELNIPLSIKDAGVNEADFLAKVDELAVDAFDDQCTGANPRYPLIAELKQVLLDSYYGRPYTEAADSAEAESQKAKKPAAKKATKAKA; via the coding sequence ATGCCTGTAGGTAATATTGATGAGTTAAACGCAATGGTTGCTCGAGTGAAGGCGGCGCAAGCTGAATTCGCATCTTACAGCCAAGAACAAGTGGACAAGATTTTCCGCGCTGCGTCACTCGCTGCTTCTACAGCACGTATTGAACTAGCTCGTATGGCGGCTGAAGAGTCTGGCATGGGCATAATGGAAGATAAAGTGATCAAAAACCACTTCGCTTCTGAGTTCATCTACAACAAATACAAAGATACTCTAACTTGTGGCGTTATCGAACGTAACGACGAAGGCGGTACTATTACTATCGCTGAGCCAGTAGGTATTGTTTGTGCCATCGTACCAACCACTAACCCAACTTCTACCGCTATCTTTAAAGCGCTAATCAGCCTTAAAACGCGTAACGGTTGTATCTTCTCTCCACACCCACGTGCTAAAAACGCAACTAACTTTGCGGCTAAATTAGTACTTGATGCTGCTATTGCTGCTGGTGCGCCAAAAGACATTATTGGCTGGATTGATACTCCTTCTGTAGAACTATCTAACGCACTAATGAAGCACGAAGACATCGCGCTAATTCTTGCAACTGGTGGTCCAGGTATGGTTAAAGCTGCTTACTCTTCTGGTAAGCCTGCAATTGGTGTTGGTGCTGGTAACACGCCAGTAGTAATTGACGAAACTGCAGACGTTAAACGTGCTGTTTCTTCTATTCTTATGTCTAAGACTTTTGATAACGGTGTTATCTGTGCTTCTGAGCAAGCAGCTATCATTGTTGAATCTAAGTACGACGAAGTAATTGCTCGTTTCGCTAAATACGGCGCAGCAGTACTAAGCAAAGCAGACGCAGATAAAGTACGTAAAGTACTTATGATTAACGGCGCGCTTAACGCTAAAATCGTTGGCCAACCAGCATACAAAATTGCTGAGCTAGCTGGCGTAACTGTACCAAAAGCAACTAAGATCTTAATCGGTGAAGGCCTAGAAGCATCTTACGATGACGAGTTCTCACACGAGAAACTATCTCCAACTCTAGGTGTTTACAAAGCGACAGACTTTGAAGACGCTGTTCGCCAAGCTGGTATCGTATTAGACATCGGTGGTGTTGGTCACACGTCTGTACTTTACACAGACCAAGACGCTAACGCTGACCGTATCGCTTACTTTGGCGACAAAATGAAGACTGCACGTATTCTTATCAATACGCCTTCTTCTCACGGTGGTATTGGTGACCTTTACAACTTCGAACTAGCACCTTCTCTAACGCTAGGTTGTGGTTCTTGGGGTGGTAACGCGATTTCTGAAAACGTGGGTCCAAAACACCTTATCAATAAGAAAATTGTTGCGAAGCGAGCTGAGAACATGTTGTGGCATAAACTACCTAAGTCAATCTACTTCCGTCGTGGTTCATTACCAATCGCAATGGACGACCTAGATGGCAAGAAACGTGCAATGGTTGTTACTGATAACTTCCTATTCAACAACGGTTACATCGACGACCTACGTGCCATCCTTAAAGAGAAAGGCATGGAAGTTGAAGTATTCCACGATGTAGAAGCAGATCCTACTCTGTCTATTGTGAAGAAAGGCGCTGAAGCTTGTCACAACTACCAGCCAGACGTAATTCTTGCTGTTGGTGGTGGTTCACCAATGGATGCTGCGAAGATCATGTGGGTAATGTACGAGCACCCAGAAACTGACTTCGAAGACCTATCAATGCGCTTTATGGACATCCGTAAACGTATTTACAAGTTCCCTAAAATGGGTTCAAAAGCTGAACTAGTATGTATTACTACTACTTCAGGTACTGGTTCAGAAGTAACTCCGTTTGCGGTTGTAACTGACGACACTACTGGTCAGAAATACCCACTAGCTGACTACGAACTAACGCCTAACATGGCTGTTGTTGATGCTAACCTAGTAATGGATATGCCTAAGTCACTATGTGCCTTCGGTGGTTACGATGCGGTTACTCACGCTATGGAAGCTTACGTTTCTGTACTAGCTAACGAATACTCAGACGGTCAAGCTCTGCAAGCACTTAAGATGCTTAAAGAATACTTACCAAGCTCTTACCAAAACGGTAAAGCTGACCCAGTAGCTCGTGAGAAAGTACACAATGCTGCTACTATCGCTGGTATCGCGTTTGCTAACTCTTTCTTAGGTGTGTGTCACTCAATGGCTCACAAACTAGGTGCCGAGTTCCACGTACCACACGGTTTGGCTAACGCATTGTTGCTAACTAACACCATTCGTTTCAACGCGACTAACACGCCAACTAAACAAACTGCGTTCTCTCAGTACGACCGTCCTAAGGCACGTGCTCGTTACGCAGAAGTTGCTGAGCACTTAGGCTTCCGTGAAGGTAACACTGAAACTAAGCTTAACGCCCTTCTAACTTGGTTAGACGAGTTGAAAGTTGAATTGAACATTCCTCTATCTATTAAAGATGCAGGCGTGAACGAGGCAGACTTCCTAGCTAAAGTTGACGAACTAGCGGTAGACGCGTTTGATGACCAATGTACTGGTGCAAACCCACGTTACCCACTAATTGCTGAACTGAAACAAGTTCTACTTGATTCTTACTACGGTCGTCCATACACCGAAGCAGCAGATAGTGCAGAAGCTGAGTCTCAAAAAGCTAAAAAACCAGCTGCTAAAAAAGCGACTAAAGCAAAAGCTTAA